In Streptomyces hawaiiensis, one genomic interval encodes:
- a CDS encoding winged helix-turn-helix transcriptional regulator: protein MPPRRSYDQYCSAARALDVVGDRWTLLIVRELLAGPRRYTDLHADLPGVSTDVLASRLKDMERDGLATRRRLPPPGVAYVYEITSRGRELLPVLQALGEWGQPGLGERRPTDAVRAHWFALPLLRRLDGEGIVEVRLEEGLFHLHAGAEEGPVYGDGPAPGEPDARLVLDTATCTAISRGELGLAHAVREGRVEVSGEGTLAKALRET, encoded by the coding sequence ATGCCACCTCGCCGAAGCTACGACCAGTACTGCTCCGCCGCCCGTGCGCTCGACGTCGTCGGTGACCGCTGGACCCTGCTGATCGTCCGGGAGCTCCTCGCCGGTCCCCGCCGTTACACCGATCTGCACGCGGACCTGCCCGGCGTGAGCACCGACGTACTCGCCTCGCGGCTGAAGGACATGGAGCGCGACGGTCTCGCGACCCGGCGCCGGCTGCCGCCGCCCGGTGTGGCCTATGTGTACGAAATCACCTCGCGTGGGCGGGAGTTGCTGCCCGTGTTGCAGGCGCTGGGGGAGTGGGGGCAACCCGGACTCGGGGAGCGCCGGCCGACGGACGCGGTGCGGGCGCACTGGTTCGCCCTGCCCCTGCTGCGTCGGCTGGACGGCGAGGGGATCGTCGAAGTCCGCCTGGAGGAAGGCCTGTTCCATCTGCACGCCGGTGCCGAAGAGGGGCCCGTGTACGGCGACGGGCCGGCCCCCGGGGAGCCGGACGCCCGGCTGGTCCTGGACACCGCCACGTGCACGGCCATCTCCCGCGGTGAGCTGGGCCTCGCCCACGCCGTGCGCGAGGGGCGGGTCGAGGTGAGCGGCGAGGGCACGCTCGCCAAGGCGCTGCGCGAGACATGA